ATGATAAACTCTATCCATGTTTTAAGGGGGAAGGATAATGGAAATAGAAGACAAAATAAGGAAAGCTTATGAAGAATCAGTCAGGGTTAAAGAGCAATTTTTTAGAGAAAATATTAGTTTAATTAAAGAAGTTGCTGAGATTATTGCAAAGTCTCTTAATGAAGGTGGTAAAATTTTGATTTTTGGAAATGGCGGTAGTGCTACAGATGCATCTCATATAGCAGCAGAGTTTGTTAATAGATTTAAAAGAGAAAGACCTGGATTGCCTGCAATTGCTTTAAATACAGATATGGCTGTGCTTACAGCAATAGCAAATGATTATGACTATTCTGAGATTTTTGCAAAGCAGGTTAAAGCATTGGGAGAATCTGGAGATATTGTAATCGGAATTAGCACATCTGGTTCATCAAGAAATGTTATTAAGGCAATTGAGGTAGCTAAAAAAAGAGGGCTTAAATCTATAGCATTTACCAGTAAAAAGGGTGAAAAATTAATTTCAAAAGTTGACTATGCATTTGCAGTTCCATCAGAGGATACTCCAAGAATTCAGGAAACTCATATTACACTTGGACATATTTTATGTGAACTTGTGGAAGATATACTATTTGAGATTCCAGCAGCTAAAAAGAAACTCAAACAATGACAGTTATAGGCATTGACCCAGGTAGCAGACATTTTGGATATGGAATTGTAGATGCTAAACAGATGAAATTAATCCATGCTAATACGATTAATCTTTCCCATGATATCAGTCTGCCTTATAGACTCAAATCTATTTATGAAATTCTTTTGAGCATGGTTGAAAAGTATTCTCCTGATGAAATGGCAGTAGAAAAAATATTTGTTGGCAAAAAGATTACTTCTTCATTTGTTCTTGGATATGCAAGAGCAATAGCTTTTTTAGTGGCAGCTCAAAAAGAGATTCCTGTTTATGAATATAGTTCTACTGAAATAAAAAAAGCACTAACAGGCTATGGAAGAGCGCATAAGGTTCAAGTTAAAAGCATGGTTTATAATTTTTTACATATTGATAAAAAGATTTCCTATGACTGTGCAGACGCTTTAGCTGTTGCTATATGCCATATCAATTCAAAGACAAATTTTATGTAAAGAGAAATTAATTTTCGGATATAGATACAGATTCCCCTTTAAGCTTGACTTTAAGTTCAATAGGTGGGTATCATTTTTTATGGATAATGTTGCATTTATATATGATGATATATTTTTAAAACATGAAACACCAGAAGGTCATCCTGAGTCAAAGGAAAGGCTAATAGCCATTGTAAACCACCTTAAAAATAAAGAAATCTGGAGAAAACTTCTGCATATTAAGCCAAGAAAGGCAACAGAAAAAGAATTGGCACTGGTCCATGAGCCTCATTATATTGATAAAATTAAAAATTCTCCTGCTGGATATATAGAGCCAGATACATATCTTAGTGAACATTCTTATGAGGTAGCATGTTATGCTGTAGGTGCTGTTCTTCAAGCAGTGGATGGAGTTTTAAATAAAGATTTTGATGGAGTTTTCTGCGCAGTTAGACCTCCTGGACATCATGCTGAAATAGACAGTGCTATGGGATTTTGTATTTTTAATAATATTGCTGTTGGTGCTGCCTATGCAAAAACAAAGGGATTTAAAAAGATTTTTATCGTTGACATTGATGTGCATCACGGAAATGGAACTCAACATATATTTGAGGATGATTGTTCTGTTTTTTATTTTAGCTCTCATCAATTCCCATTTTATCCAGGGACGGGTAGAGAACTTGAAATGGGAAGAGGTGCAGGAGAAGGATGTACATATAATGTTCCATTAAGGTCAGGTTCAGGCACAAAGGAATATTTGACAGTTTTTCAGGATATAATGCCTCAGAAAATAAGAGAAGTTAAACCAGAACTTATTCTTGTATCAGCAGGATATGATATGCATAAAGATGACCCCATGAGTTACATAAATGTGACAACAGAGGGGGTAAGAAGCATTATAAGAAGCATTCTCAAGTCTTCCTATGCTCCTAAGATATTCGTTCTTGAAGGCGGATACAATGCTCAGGTTTTAGCTGAATGCGTTGGAGTAACTCTTGAAGAAATGCTGAGTTAACTTTTCCATAAAAATAATCCTGTTTCCTCGTCAAATCCTCTTTCAAAATAATTACCTTCAAATTCTATTATCTCAAACTCAAAAGCAAAAACTTCCGCTTCATAGAGATGTCCACCAATGCATGAGAAATCCTTTTTTGACAGAA
The Thermodesulfovibrio yellowstonii DSM 11347 DNA segment above includes these coding regions:
- the ruvC gene encoding crossover junction endodeoxyribonuclease RuvC gives rise to the protein MTVIGIDPGSRHFGYGIVDAKQMKLIHANTINLSHDISLPYRLKSIYEILLSMVEKYSPDEMAVEKIFVGKKITSSFVLGYARAIAFLVAAQKEIPVYEYSSTEIKKALTGYGRAHKVQVKSMVYNFLHIDKKISYDCADALAVAICHINSKTNFM
- a CDS encoding histone deacetylase; its protein translation is MDNVAFIYDDIFLKHETPEGHPESKERLIAIVNHLKNKEIWRKLLHIKPRKATEKELALVHEPHYIDKIKNSPAGYIEPDTYLSEHSYEVACYAVGAVLQAVDGVLNKDFDGVFCAVRPPGHHAEIDSAMGFCIFNNIAVGAAYAKTKGFKKIFIVDIDVHHGNGTQHIFEDDCSVFYFSSHQFPFYPGTGRELEMGRGAGEGCTYNVPLRSGSGTKEYLTVFQDIMPQKIREVKPELILVSAGYDMHKDDPMSYINVTTEGVRSIIRSILKSSYAPKIFVLEGGYNAQVLAECVGVTLEEMLS
- a CDS encoding D-sedoheptulose-7-phosphate isomerase produces the protein MEIEDKIRKAYEESVRVKEQFFRENISLIKEVAEIIAKSLNEGGKILIFGNGGSATDASHIAAEFVNRFKRERPGLPAIALNTDMAVLTAIANDYDYSEIFAKQVKALGESGDIVIGISTSGSSRNVIKAIEVAKKRGLKSIAFTSKKGEKLISKVDYAFAVPSEDTPRIQETHITLGHILCELVEDILFEIPAAKKKLKQ